From the genome of Halobacteriovorax marinus SJ:
ATATTCATGGCCTTTAGGAAAGCACTGGCCGTAAGACCTTTTGGAAGAGTTGCCTTCTTCTTCTTTGCTGAAGAAGTCGATGCTTTCTTCTTAGTACCTGCAGCGACAACACCACCCTTAATCGCTTTCTTAAGTTGTGACCTCTTTGTAATCTCTCCAGTGTGAACAAGCTTAGTTAGCTTTGTCTTTAGTGGAGATTTCTCAAGAGCATCAAGCTCTAAGAGAACATATTTTTCAATATTGTGGATCTTAGCAGCTTCTCTAAGCTTAGCAGGCATTCTAGCAATTAGAAGTGATCTATGAACTTCTGATTTTGAAATACCAAGGGCAGCACAGATTTTTCTTTCACTGGCCTTAGTTGCCTTTTGATAATTTAAAATACCATCGGCCTTATCAATATAGTGAAGTGCTTCTCTTGAAGAGTTTTCAGAGAATTGAATTGCCATCAATTCTTCTTCGGTCTTATTCTCAAGAACAAAGCAAGGACACTTCTTCATATTGATAGAAGTCATTGCTCTATATCTTCTTTCACCACAAATTAAGGTATATCCCTTCTTTGTTTTATAAAGAACAAGTGGTTGAATCAGACCATTAACTTTAATGTTGGCAGCTAATTCTTTAATTGAAGCATCGTTAAACTTAGTTCTAACCTGCTCTTTTACAATAATATCTTTAATAAGAATTTCATCTAACTTTGCACCCGATAGAAGTCTATCATCGGCTAACTTAATTAGATCACGATTTAAATTCTCTGAAAGATCGATTGTCTTTCTCTTCTTTTTTGAAACTCTAGGCGCGAATGACTTTGCCATACGTTTTTACCCCACATCCTTGTGATTAAAATTTAACTATAAATTAAGAGACTCCCAAAGAGCATCATAATCCTGCTTCCCTCTACTACTATTACCCATCATAAAAACAGGCTTTCTCATTGAGATAGACTCCTGCATTTGAACAAGGTTTCTAATAGGTGGCGTGATATTGAAAGACTGTGAAAGTTCAACAATCCTTTGTTGCTCAATCTTTCTTCTCGTATCAACCATTGATGGGATAATTGAGAAATCTAAACCAGGGTTCTCTGTCTCTTTAATAATCTCGAAAGTATCCATTAACTCTTCAAGACCATCGATAGAATAATCTTGAGCTTGAGTAGGAATAAGAATTCTATTAGAAGCAACTAGCGCCATAATCAACTCGTCTCCAAGCATTGGAGGTGTGTCGATAACAACATAGTCATAATCTTCTGCAACTTCTTGAAGTCTTAATCTAAGTAGACGCTCTTTTCTTCCTGCATCTCTTCTAATCTCACCTTCAGAAAGAATAAGTAGCTTAGAGAGGTTTGCAAGATGTCTACTCGACGGAACAAGCGTTATATTGTCGTAAAACTCAGCATCACCTTCGGCCTTAACAACAACATCCTCAGCAGGAACATCGCCAATTAGCCACTCAGGGATAAGAGTTCTTTGAATTTGCACTCCGAGTGTTGAACTTAGGTTGGCCTGAGAATCAAGGTCAATTACGAGAACCTTATTTCCTTGGTGGGCCAAGTGACATACCAATTGATAACACTGCATTGTTTTACCAACACCGCCTTTATTATTGGCAACTGTGATAACTTCCATGAATCACTCCTTAAATACGCTGATATCCAATTTCAGCGCCTTTTAAAGGTCGAAAAAGACCTAACATACTAAAATAGTAAAAAATGAGTCACACTTCGTCAAAGAAAGAAGATAATTTTTTTTTAGAGTTAAACACCACGCATCACTCTACTGGACATTATGAGAAAAATGAACAATATTTGGGCCATAGAAAAGGGAGAAAATAATGATCAAATCTATCAACTCAACTGAGCTTAAGGCCATGCTTGATGCTAATGAAGAACTCGTTTTAATTGACTGTCGTGAACAGGAAGAATGGGACGAAGGTCATATTGCTGGAGCGAAGTTTATTCCACTTAGCCAGTTTCCAGATCTCTATGCAAATGAATTAAAAGATAAGAGTGCTAACCTCATTCTTCAATGTAGAAGTGGAAGAAGAAGCCTCAATGCCTGTCAATTTCTTCTTGGAGAAGATTTTGAAAACCTAACTAATCTAGAAGATGGAATTCTTGGTTGGCAAAATAACGGATACGAAATCGTAAAGTAATTGGATAAGAAAATGCTCAACTTGTTTGAAGAAGATAAGAAAGACCACCTACCATTAATTTCTGAAGAAGAACTTTCTGATGAAGAAGTGCTTGTAGAGTTAAAGAAAATAAAAGAAGAATTAAAAGATAAGGTTGTTGTTCTTGGACATCACTATCAACAAGATGACGTTATTCAATTTGCAGATGTAACGGGCGACTCACTAAAGCTCGCCCAAGATGCAGAGAAGCTTGATAAGCCATACATCGTTTTCTGTGGAGTTCACTTCATGGCGGAAACGGCTGATATGCTCACAAGCGATAATCAAAAAGTAATCCTTCCAGACCTTAGGGCCGGATGCTCTATGGCCGATATGGCAAACCGCGAACAAATCGACAAGGCCTGGGAGTTTATGAAGAGCTCAACAGAAGAAAAAATTGTACCAATTACATACATAAATTGTTCTGCTGCCCTCAAAGCTTTTGTCGGTGAAAACGATGGAAGTATTTGTACTTCTTCAAATGCTAGAACAATTATTGAATGGGCGTTTAAAGAAGGGCAGAAGCTACTCTTTTTCCCTGACCAACATCTAGGAAGAAATACTTGTGCAGAAATGGGAATCGGTCTCGATGAGATGGTTATCTATAATCCTAATATGTACAATGGTGGTTTAACTGCAGAACAAATTGCCAAGGCAAAAGTTATTCTTTGGTACGGCTACTGTTCAGTTCACCAAGGCTTCACTGCTGCTCAGGTAGAGAATATCAAAAAAGAAAGACCGCAAACAACTGTCATCGTCCACCCAGAGTGTTCCCATGATGTGGTAAAGGCGGCACATGACAATGGATCGACAGCTTATATTATTAACAAAATTAAGGATGCTCCCGCTGGTTCAAGCTTTGCTGTTGGAACAGAAATTAATCTCGTCAATAGACTTGCTCAAAACTTTCCTGATAAAGAAATTATCTCACTATCTCCTTACCAATGTCTCTGCACGACAATGTATCGCGTTAGACCTCGCTGGCTACTTGCCAGTTTCAGAGCGATAAAGGAAGATAAGCCAATAAATGTAATTCAAGTAGATAAGAAAACGACAGAGCTTTCACTGAAGGCCCTGAGTAAAATGCTTGAATTAAGTTAAAGCTTACACACATATATTTAAGGAAGATGAAATGATTTACGCTGACTACAACGGAAGTGCTCCTATTTGTGAGGACGTTAAAGAATACTTTATTAAGAGACTTCAAGACGGCCCATTTGCAAATCCAAACTCTATTCATCGCCTCGGTACTAAAGTTCTTACAGCCATGGAAAATTCTCGCGCTATTTGTGCCAAGACTTTAGGCGCAAAATATACACAAGTTATTTTCAACTCTGGTGCAACTGAAGGTATCACACAGGTTTTCCACAGTGTTCTAGATTCGGCAAAAGATGATGGACAAAATATTGTTATCACTTCGGGAATAGAGCACTCAGCAGTCATCAACTGTGCAAAGTTCTATGTTAATAAAGGCTATACTCATAAAATTGTTCCAACTCTTTCAAATGGTGTTATTGATTTTGATCAATTAAAAGAATGGCTAAAAGAGTTTAAAGGTAGAATCGCTCTAGTCGCGATCATGGCCGCTAATAATGAAACGGGAGTTATTCAACCGTTTGAAGAGATTGCTTCAATCTGTACAAAAAATGAAGTTCCATTTCTCTGTGATACCACTCAATTCATTGGAAAGTGTCACTTCGATTTTCAAAAAACTAATATTGATTACGCCGTAACTTCTGGACATAAGTTTGGGGCCCTAACGGGAACAGGAATTCTTCTTGCAAAACACC
Proteins encoded in this window:
- a CDS encoding ParB/RepB/Spo0J family partition protein, with product MAKSFAPRVSKKKRKTIDLSENLNRDLIKLADDRLLSGAKLDEILIKDIIVKEQVRTKFNDASIKELAANIKVNGLIQPLVLYKTKKGYTLICGERRYRAMTSINMKKCPCFVLENKTEEELMAIQFSENSSREALHYIDKADGILNYQKATKASERKICAALGISKSEVHRSLLIARMPAKLREAAKIHNIEKYVLLELDALEKSPLKTKLTKLVHTGEITKRSQLKKAIKGGVVAAGTKKKASTSSAKKKKATLPKGLTASAFLKAMNMKQKDLKLDKKTKDILKALVEETKDMVDQ
- a CDS encoding rhodanese-like domain-containing protein — encoded protein: MIKSINSTELKAMLDANEELVLIDCREQEEWDEGHIAGAKFIPLSQFPDLYANELKDKSANLILQCRSGRRSLNACQFLLGEDFENLTNLEDGILGWQNNGYEIVK
- the nadA gene encoding quinolinate synthase NadA, with amino-acid sequence MLNLFEEDKKDHLPLISEEELSDEEVLVELKKIKEELKDKVVVLGHHYQQDDVIQFADVTGDSLKLAQDAEKLDKPYIVFCGVHFMAETADMLTSDNQKVILPDLRAGCSMADMANREQIDKAWEFMKSSTEEKIVPITYINCSAALKAFVGENDGSICTSSNARTIIEWAFKEGQKLLFFPDQHLGRNTCAEMGIGLDEMVIYNPNMYNGGLTAEQIAKAKVILWYGYCSVHQGFTAAQVENIKKERPQTTVIVHPECSHDVVKAAHDNGSTAYIINKIKDAPAGSSFAVGTEINLVNRLAQNFPDKEIISLSPYQCLCTTMYRVRPRWLLASFRAIKEDKPINVIQVDKKTTELSLKALSKMLELS
- a CDS encoding cysteine desulfurase family protein, translated to MIYADYNGSAPICEDVKEYFIKRLQDGPFANPNSIHRLGTKVLTAMENSRAICAKTLGAKYTQVIFNSGATEGITQVFHSVLDSAKDDGQNIVITSGIEHSAVINCAKFYVNKGYTHKIVPTLSNGVIDFDQLKEWLKEFKGRIALVAIMAANNETGVIQPFEEIASICTKNEVPFLCDTTQFIGKCHFDFQKTNIDYAVTSGHKFGALTGTGILLAKHPGKLHPLVIGGGQEKGIRGGTQNYLGYETLAVALDSFTKNAGKYEDLKVKRLEFEKEIKKRFPQVVILGEDAPRVCSTTYISYPGVHGQAVQIELESSDIFVTTSSACSDNEPVTSKVLKAMGVSDEVGRGVVRISLGHCSPLESYDKILEALTNAYEKLGKIKSY
- a CDS encoding ParA family protein, translating into MEVITVANNKGGVGKTMQCYQLVCHLAHQGNKVLVIDLDSQANLSSTLGVQIQRTLIPEWLIGDVPAEDVVVKAEGDAEFYDNITLVPSSRHLANLSKLLILSEGEIRRDAGRKERLLRLRLQEVAEDYDYVVIDTPPMLGDELIMALVASNRILIPTQAQDYSIDGLEELMDTFEIIKETENPGLDFSIIPSMVDTRRKIEQQRIVELSQSFNITPPIRNLVQMQESISMRKPVFMMGNSSRGKQDYDALWESLNL